In Asanoa sp. WMMD1127, one genomic interval encodes:
- a CDS encoding LysR substrate-binding domain-containing protein, with protein MIEVGRLRALDAVASYGTVLAASAALHCTPSAVSQQLGKLERETGATLVEKDGRRIRLTTAGRVLADHAARVLAALDEAEAALAAQRDTVTGRLTIAAFATACRGLLPHALHRLAADHPELRTGLVEGDPHHALDLLQRGHADLAVLDDWPEAALTFPPGITAAELGADVADLVVPTGHRLAATTGPVRRDQLRGERWIAAPPGAICYEWLLRVLPGVEPDFLVGEFETQLTLVAAGLGVAMLPRLARPTLPAGVVTLPVAPRPTRRVTVAWRTASAARPAVKAAVAALRDSWERRNPGAVVAAAA; from the coding sequence ATGATCGAGGTCGGTCGGCTGCGCGCGCTCGACGCCGTGGCCAGCTACGGAACCGTACTCGCGGCCAGCGCCGCCCTGCACTGCACGCCGTCGGCCGTGTCGCAGCAGCTCGGCAAGCTCGAGCGGGAGACCGGCGCCACACTGGTCGAGAAGGACGGCCGGCGGATCCGGCTGACCACGGCCGGCCGGGTCCTCGCCGACCACGCGGCCCGGGTGCTGGCCGCTCTCGACGAGGCCGAGGCCGCGCTCGCGGCCCAGCGGGACACGGTCACCGGCCGGCTCACGATCGCCGCGTTCGCGACCGCCTGCCGCGGGCTGCTGCCACACGCGCTGCACCGGTTGGCGGCGGACCACCCGGAGCTGCGTACGGGCCTCGTGGAAGGCGACCCACACCACGCGCTCGACCTGCTCCAGCGCGGCCACGCGGACCTGGCGGTGCTCGACGACTGGCCGGAGGCCGCGCTGACCTTTCCCCCCGGCATCACCGCGGCGGAGCTCGGCGCCGACGTCGCCGACCTGGTCGTGCCGACCGGCCACCGGCTCGCGGCGACGACCGGCCCGGTCCGCCGCGACCAGCTCCGCGGCGAACGCTGGATCGCCGCTCCGCCGGGCGCGATCTGCTACGAGTGGCTGCTGCGGGTGCTGCCCGGCGTCGAGCCGGACTTCCTGGTCGGCGAGTTCGAGACCCAGCTGACCCTGGTCGCGGCCGGCCTGGGCGTGGCCATGCTGCCCCGCCTGGCCCGGCCGACGCTCCCGGCCGGCGTGGTCACGCTGCCGGTCGCGCCGCGGCCGACCCGCCGGGTGACGGTGGCCTGGCGGACGGCGTCGGCCGCCCGACCCGCGGTCAAGGCCGCCGTGGCGGCGCTGCGCGACTCGTGGGAGCGACGAAACCCGGGTGCCGTCGTCGCCGCCGCGGCGTAG
- a CDS encoding alpha/beta hydrolase: MRSLTFTAQTSADGVTERDFTVGDMPGVLWSPASGPDRAPLVFMGHGGGTHKRWPAMTGRARLLVARGFHVAVVDAPAHGERPRTAYDEQEVAALYAARAAGEPEGPIVVRYNADLARRAVPEWRATLDALQELPEIGAAGPVGFFGLNMATAIGVPFVAADDRITAAVFGLHWPDALAGTAKEITVPVQYVLQWDDEHIPREAGLALFDAFGSAEKTLHANAGRHKDLPRFESEDAVAFFARHLAAVEEVQHDRGEQR; encoded by the coding sequence ATGCGATCTTTGACTTTCACCGCACAGACGTCGGCGGACGGCGTCACCGAGCGCGACTTCACCGTCGGCGACATGCCGGGCGTCCTCTGGTCGCCCGCGTCCGGCCCCGACCGCGCCCCTCTCGTCTTCATGGGGCACGGCGGCGGCACCCACAAGCGGTGGCCGGCGATGACGGGCCGGGCCCGCCTGCTGGTGGCCAGGGGCTTCCACGTCGCGGTCGTCGACGCGCCCGCGCACGGCGAGCGGCCCCGCACGGCCTACGACGAGCAGGAGGTCGCGGCCCTCTACGCGGCCCGCGCGGCCGGCGAGCCGGAAGGCCCGATCGTCGTCCGCTACAACGCGGACCTCGCCCGGCGGGCCGTGCCCGAGTGGCGGGCGACCCTCGACGCCCTCCAGGAGCTACCGGAGATCGGCGCCGCGGGGCCCGTCGGCTTCTTCGGCCTCAACATGGCCACCGCGATCGGCGTGCCGTTCGTGGCCGCCGACGACCGGATCACCGCCGCGGTGTTCGGCCTCCACTGGCCCGACGCCCTGGCCGGGACGGCGAAGGAGATCACCGTCCCGGTCCAGTACGTGCTGCAGTGGGACGACGAGCACATCCCGCGCGAAGCGGGGCTCGCGCTGTTCGACGCGTTCGGCTCGGCGGAGAAGACGCTGCACGCGAACGCGGGCCGGCACAAGGACCTGCCCCGGTTCGAGAGCGAGGACGCGGTCGCCTTCTTCGCCCGGCACCTAGCCGCGGTCGAGGAAGTCCAGCACGACCGCGGCGAACAGCGGTGA
- a CDS encoding alpha/beta hydrolase: MRVIVDPGEARTVTDTDWTADAEGTGGYADVNGINLYYERYGAGRPLILLHGGLGSGEMFGPVLPLLAAEHEVITVDLQGHGRTADIDRPITLDAMAADIAALIDHLGLDRPDVVGYSLGGGVAMHTAANHPDKVGRMVMASTYLRPDEVYPELRAMQGQVNAAAAEFMVDTPMYQLYQKVAPRPEDFGRLLDKIGAFMAQSFDFTEKVRGLTVPTMVVGADADQVPPSSFVEIYKLLGGAQQDGGWGGEGRPAGGHALAVLPGLTHYSIFSSPLFAAVVLDFLDRG, encoded by the coding sequence GTGCGGGTCATCGTCGACCCAGGGGAGGCCCGCACCGTGACCGACACCGACTGGACCGCCGACGCCGAGGGCACCGGCGGCTACGCCGACGTCAACGGCATCAACCTCTACTACGAGCGCTACGGCGCCGGCCGGCCGCTGATCCTGCTGCACGGCGGCCTCGGATCGGGGGAGATGTTCGGCCCGGTGCTGCCGCTGCTGGCCGCCGAGCACGAGGTCATCACCGTCGACCTGCAGGGCCACGGCCGCACCGCCGACATCGACCGCCCGATCACCCTCGACGCCATGGCGGCCGACATCGCCGCGCTGATCGACCATCTCGGCCTCGACCGGCCCGACGTGGTCGGCTACTCGCTCGGCGGCGGCGTCGCCATGCACACGGCGGCCAACCACCCCGACAAGGTGGGCCGCATGGTGATGGCGTCGACCTATCTGAGGCCGGACGAGGTCTACCCGGAGTTGCGGGCCATGCAGGGCCAGGTCAACGCGGCGGCCGCGGAGTTCATGGTGGACACTCCGATGTACCAGCTCTACCAGAAGGTCGCGCCGCGCCCCGAGGACTTCGGCCGGCTGCTCGACAAGATCGGCGCGTTCATGGCGCAGAGCTTCGACTTCACCGAGAAGGTACGCGGCCTGACCGTCCCCACGATGGTCGTCGGCGCCGACGCCGACCAGGTGCCGCCGTCGTCGTTCGTCGAGATCTACAAGCTGCTCGGCGGCGCCCAACAGGACGGCGGCTGGGGTGGCGAGGGCCGGCCGGCAGGTGGCCACGCGCTGGCCGTCCTGCCGGGCCTGACCCACTACTCCATCTTCAGCTCACCGCTGTTCGCCGCGGTCGTGCTGGACTTCCTCGACCGCGGCTAG